One Paenibacillus sp. FSL W8-0186 genomic window carries:
- a CDS encoding DUF4350 domain-containing protein yields the protein MLWLLTAIIALLPGVVSPQAVHAAEPSISMKTEVGYDGHYKIGEWTPLKITLTSDTDISGELVVQTEYPYNSNRASYAAKVDLPAGTPKEVTFGILGTSFHKDNNSIRFYKDSAEKGKYIPFQASTPYLNASGDNGTLIGVLASDPDSMNFLNVLNGKGKDVKVIPLKAEQLPEDGVLLEGLDILVINNYPAGNLGDKRTDAIKAWVKSGGTLVLGGGAGYAKTVQGLEDLSPVDYSGLADVTSLQELEKATGKLISLDGAFPVSAAKLKEGARTIVIGEQPLFASWNVSRGSVIYAAYDVSMEPLQSWSGHADIWNKVLQQHSPLASASQGNMPGKGELAQRINYLLDYFPSLTLPPYSLLLWLLLGYAVIVAPGLYFVLKKLDKREWAWLLIPVIAVLASGGIYVAGTTGKSTLRTNTLSIVELNGHGYAERSTSTALFIPRSGDYKLSFPAGTHITVQREDGLISGGQAADSERQLIRFGDSGTSVDLKGMTHRSLAKLTVRQLEDRQLGQVEFDISINEQGVPQGTVTNKTIADLTDTAIILNDKMYLLGDIARNQTAAITSLPLTINHYDYGYFIFPSQGNRLEDMKLERPRGLINAYFSRNNMTDNYAFIGWSQDELLNYEVNGKKVAADPLNMWVQRIEPEIHKDGQWNIPYGYIAPSVSKATSSDWGYETSRSIHMSGGEMELEYTLPNMKYSELAMRQNNRGYNMTVAVWNASKGEAEPIQWNQGTAQLPQPIEQYLVGGTTLRLIVTAQDWSSFDLPEISVKGSSSQ from the coding sequence ATGCTGTGGCTCTTAACCGCCATAATTGCGCTGCTGCCGGGGGTTGTTAGTCCTCAAGCTGTCCATGCGGCGGAGCCGTCGATCAGCATGAAGACGGAAGTCGGCTACGATGGCCATTACAAAATTGGAGAATGGACGCCGCTAAAAATTACGCTGACCAGCGACACGGATATTTCCGGGGAACTCGTCGTTCAAACGGAATACCCGTACAATTCCAATCGAGCTTCATACGCGGCAAAAGTCGATTTGCCGGCGGGTACACCAAAGGAAGTCACTTTCGGCATCCTAGGAACATCCTTTCATAAAGATAACAACTCGATTCGTTTCTATAAAGATTCGGCAGAAAAGGGGAAGTACATCCCCTTTCAAGCTTCGACCCCGTATTTGAATGCCAGCGGGGACAATGGCACCTTGATCGGTGTTCTCGCTTCGGATCCAGACAGCATGAACTTTCTAAATGTGCTGAACGGCAAGGGGAAGGACGTGAAGGTTATTCCGCTCAAAGCGGAGCAGCTGCCCGAGGACGGCGTGCTGCTGGAGGGGTTGGATATTCTCGTCATCAACAACTACCCGGCGGGCAATCTCGGGGATAAGCGAACGGATGCGATTAAAGCGTGGGTGAAGTCAGGGGGAACGCTTGTATTGGGCGGAGGCGCTGGTTATGCGAAAACGGTCCAGGGGCTCGAGGATTTGTCGCCCGTAGACTATTCGGGCCTTGCCGATGTCACCTCGCTGCAGGAATTGGAGAAAGCGACAGGCAAGTTGATTTCTCTGGATGGGGCCTTCCCTGTTTCGGCTGCCAAGCTGAAGGAGGGGGCACGAACAATCGTAATAGGCGAGCAGCCGCTGTTCGCCTCCTGGAACGTGAGCAGGGGCAGCGTTATTTATGCCGCTTACGATGTCTCCATGGAGCCATTGCAATCGTGGTCCGGTCATGCTGATATATGGAATAAGGTACTTCAGCAGCATTCCCCGTTGGCTTCGGCTTCGCAAGGCAATATGCCTGGGAAGGGGGAATTGGCGCAAAGAATCAACTATTTACTGGACTATTTCCCGAGCCTTACGTTGCCTCCTTATTCCCTGCTGCTCTGGCTGCTGCTGGGATATGCTGTCATCGTTGCGCCAGGGCTCTATTTCGTACTGAAAAAGCTCGATAAACGCGAGTGGGCCTGGCTGCTCATTCCGGTTATTGCCGTATTAGCCAGCGGTGGCATCTATGTGGCCGGCACGACGGGGAAAAGCACGCTGCGCACGAACACGCTCAGCATCGTCGAATTGAATGGCCACGGGTATGCCGAGCGAAGCACGTCCACGGCATTATTCATCCCGCGAAGCGGCGATTACAAACTAAGCTTTCCGGCTGGCACGCACATCACAGTGCAGCGTGAAGACGGACTTATTTCCGGCGGACAGGCGGCTGACTCGGAGCGGCAGCTGATTCGGTTCGGTGACAGCGGTACGTCTGTCGATTTAAAGGGAATGACGCATCGCTCCCTGGCCAAGTTAACCGTGAGGCAGCTGGAGGACCGGCAGCTGGGCCAGGTGGAGTTCGATATCTCCATTAACGAACAGGGTGTTCCTCAAGGGACAGTGACTAACAAGACTATTGCGGATTTAACGGACACGGCGATTATTTTGAACGATAAAATGTATCTGCTTGGCGATATCGCCAGAAATCAGACGGCAGCGATTACCTCCTTGCCGTTGACCATCAACCACTATGATTACGGCTACTTCATATTTCCTTCCCAGGGCAATCGCCTGGAGGATATGAAGCTGGAGCGGCCCCGCGGTCTCATTAACGCCTATTTTAGCCGAAACAATATGACGGATAACTATGCCTTTATCGGCTGGAGCCAGGATGAGCTGCTGAATTATGAGGTGAATGGCAAAAAAGTAGCCGCCGACCCGCTGAACATGTGGGTTCAGCGTATTGAGCCGGAAATCCATAAAGACGGACAGTGGAACATACCTTATGGTTATATCGCGCCTTCCGTCAGCAAGGCGACTTCCTCGGACTGGGGATACGAAACAAGCCGCAGCATTCATATGTCCGGGGGCGAGATGGAGCTCGAATACACTTTGCCGAATATGAAATATTCGGAGCTTGCCATGCGCCAGAACAACCGGGGGTACAACATGACCGTGGCGGTATGGAACGCGTCCAAGGGGGAGGCTGAGCCGATCCAATGGAATCAAGGGACAGCGCAGCTTCCTCAGCCGATCGAGCAATACCTGGTTGGGGGAACAACGCTGCGCCTTATCGTCACGGCGCAGGATTGGAGCAGTTTCGACCTGCCCGAAATCTCTGTAAAGGGGAGCAGCAGCCAATGA
- a CDS encoding ABC transporter ATP-binding protein, with amino-acid sequence MIEIRNLTKTYGGFEALKSVNISISKGTVFGFVGPNGAGKSTTMSILATLLLPTSGTASVGGFEVTEQPHEVRKRIGYMPDFFGVYDQFRTTEYLHFYGASYGIPRPEREKLIPQLLDLVNLSDKRDAYVDSLSRGMKQRLCLARCLVHDPDVLILDEPASGLDPRARIEMREILKELKLMGKTIIISSHILPELAEMVDEIGVIEHGEMVAQGKVADIQNRLRVKRVLHIRVMDRGDELAAMLRDERHVSQVLSDETGVHVHFGGGDAEQAQLLNKVIGAGYGVVSFHEAQTNLEDVFLEITKGGASDGLA; translated from the coding sequence ATGATCGAGATACGTAATTTAACTAAAACTTACGGCGGTTTCGAAGCGCTGAAGTCGGTGAATATTTCCATTTCCAAAGGAACCGTATTCGGCTTTGTCGGGCCGAACGGAGCAGGCAAATCAACGACGATGTCGATCCTGGCAACGCTGCTGCTGCCGACCTCCGGCACGGCATCGGTAGGCGGCTTCGAGGTGACTGAGCAGCCGCATGAGGTACGCAAGAGAATAGGTTATATGCCGGACTTCTTCGGGGTATACGACCAATTCAGAACGACGGAATACCTGCATTTCTACGGAGCCAGTTACGGGATTCCGCGGCCTGAACGCGAGAAGCTTATTCCGCAGCTGCTGGACTTGGTTAATTTAAGCGATAAACGGGATGCCTATGTGGACAGCTTGTCCCGCGGCATGAAGCAGCGGCTGTGCCTGGCTCGCTGCCTCGTGCATGACCCGGACGTGCTCATCCTTGATGAGCCGGCATCCGGTCTGGATCCGCGGGCGCGGATCGAAATGAGAGAGATTTTGAAAGAGCTGAAGCTGATGGGCAAGACGATTATCATTTCATCGCATATTCTGCCCGAGCTTGCGGAGATGGTGGATGAGATCGGCGTCATTGAGCACGGTGAGATGGTTGCTCAAGGCAAGGTGGCTGACATTCAAAATCGCCTGCGTGTCAAGCGGGTGCTGCATATTCGTGTCATGGACCGCGGAGATGAGCTCGCCGCCATGCTGCGGGATGAGCGTCATGTCAGCCAGGTGCTGAGCGACGAAACAGGGGTTCATGTGCATTTCGGCGGCGGGGACGCCGAGCAGGCCCAGCTGCTGAACAAAGTCATCGGCGCAGGCTATGGGGTCGTATCTTTCCATGAAGCACAGACGAATCTCGAGGATGTATTCCTGGAGATCACGAAGGGGGGCGCGTCAGATGGATTGGCGTAG
- a CDS encoding ABC transporter permease, with amino-acid sequence MDWRRILINPVMDKEFRLRMRTSRSAVTVLAYVLVMGLLAMGIIYVMMSSGAGLSGRIDPGTSRVMFYALSIAQLVLIAFMTPALTAGVISGEREKQTLNMLLTTQQSSSTIILSKLVSSLSFMTLVILATLPVYSIAFLYGGVAPKQLVFVFLFYLFIMLLLGSLGVLFSTLFKRTIVAVIMTYGVGLVIFLITGIVYLLAMGVVQANYYASGTTMAPDYSWIGFILGLNPAGALISIFEPSFSDSIFLTRWGSQQAGAPIQLWQEFLLVYSVVIILALWLAIRYIRPVRRARIKKRLQTDWEPQEHEQAEK; translated from the coding sequence ATGGATTGGCGTAGAATTCTAATCAATCCCGTGATGGATAAGGAGTTCAGACTGAGAATGCGCACCTCCCGTTCCGCGGTGACGGTGTTGGCATACGTACTGGTCATGGGACTTCTGGCGATGGGCATCATCTATGTCATGATGAGCAGCGGGGCCGGATTGTCAGGGCGGATCGATCCAGGCACCAGCCGCGTCATGTTCTACGCGCTCAGCATCGCCCAGCTTGTTCTCATCGCATTTATGACGCCTGCGTTAACGGCGGGGGTCATAAGCGGGGAGCGGGAGAAGCAGACACTGAACATGCTGCTGACGACACAGCAGAGCTCGTCGACGATTATTTTGAGCAAACTGGTATCCTCCTTGAGTTTCATGACGCTTGTCATTTTGGCGACGCTGCCTGTGTACAGCATTGCGTTTCTTTACGGGGGAGTCGCCCCGAAGCAGCTTGTATTCGTTTTTCTGTTTTATTTGTTTATCATGCTGCTGCTCGGTTCGCTGGGTGTGCTGTTCTCTACGCTGTTCAAGCGGACGATCGTCGCGGTCATTATGACTTATGGCGTAGGGCTTGTTATTTTCCTCATTACCGGGATCGTTTACTTGCTTGCCATGGGCGTAGTTCAAGCTAACTATTATGCTTCAGGGACGACGATGGCGCCGGATTATTCGTGGATCGGATTCATTCTCGGGCTTAATCCTGCGGGAGCATTGATCAGCATTTTTGAACCTTCGTTTTCGGATTCCATTTTTCTGACGCGGTGGGGCAGCCAGCAAGCCGGTGCGCCGATCCAGCTGTGGCAGGAGTTCCTGCTTGTATACAGTGTTGTCATTATATTGGCGCTATGGCTGGCCATCCGTTATATTCGCCCGGTCAGACGAGCCAGGATCAAGAAGCGGCTGCAGACGGACTGGGAACCGCAGGAGCATGAGCAGGCAGAGAAATAA
- a CDS encoding phage tail tape measure protein has translation MKEIYEQLNIVRRRMQWLEAWKGTRCGLLAGLGAALLWLAAGRLWPLEGLLWQGAGLVVLFALSGLLWGYFAKRVSLPEAARMMDRAIADEEPRDDMATALAYGESDALAAKWQRAQAAQYGSAYIKEIKRRLPFPVRRKFWLSAACLFMALVILAILPNPMQQEIAKRKEQREWVNAQQQETEEKLMELEARKLEPIAKEALAKEIAELRRALELSKEPEEALDSVEHAMKSLKEMSDKIELKQQEMEKWLEDWKANPLSQGLAESLKQQNQQSLSEKMEEFRKKAAAMSTEERKRLAEDLQQIAEAAPQNDEKAQRLAEALKKAAEALEKGNPQEIEQALELLEQAIQESMAGLKSDLNQAEAAAALAAALAKQGMGLAEQMAASGLAVSDTWSMGGIAEQWAGEAMLAGGEPGSGASGEGGAGGSSGQGQGQGQGSGQGSGQGSGQGSGSGRGSGNGSGGQGAGLGSGGRELVTTPRDLKGSGNVERDSGEIHGGGGDVQKGGKSPVFDGVSRPYDEVYSDYAAEAKRSLERSELPISVQSLVESYFTEIDPGY, from the coding sequence ATGAAGGAAATTTACGAGCAGCTTAACATCGTCCGGCGCCGCATGCAGTGGCTCGAAGCCTGGAAAGGGACCCGCTGCGGACTGCTTGCCGGGCTTGGAGCCGCGCTGCTGTGGCTTGCCGCCGGGCGTTTGTGGCCGCTGGAAGGCTTGCTGTGGCAAGGGGCGGGGCTAGTCGTGCTCTTTGCGCTGTCCGGGCTGCTATGGGGATACTTTGCCAAACGAGTGTCTTTGCCGGAGGCAGCTCGCATGATGGACCGGGCGATTGCCGATGAAGAGCCGCGCGACGACATGGCGACGGCTTTGGCGTATGGCGAATCCGACGCGTTAGCGGCAAAATGGCAGCGGGCGCAGGCCGCTCAATACGGTTCGGCCTACATTAAGGAAATCAAGCGGCGTCTGCCATTCCCGGTTCGCCGTAAATTTTGGCTCTCGGCCGCCTGCCTGTTCATGGCGCTTGTCATTTTGGCCATCCTGCCGAATCCGATGCAGCAGGAGATCGCGAAGCGCAAGGAGCAAAGGGAGTGGGTGAACGCTCAGCAGCAAGAGACGGAGGAAAAGCTGATGGAGCTGGAGGCGCGCAAGCTTGAGCCCATCGCGAAGGAGGCGCTGGCGAAGGAAATCGCCGAGCTGCGGCGGGCGCTGGAACTCAGTAAAGAACCGGAAGAGGCGCTGGATAGCGTAGAGCATGCGATGAAGAGCTTGAAGGAAATGTCCGACAAAATAGAGCTGAAGCAGCAGGAAATGGAGAAGTGGCTGGAGGACTGGAAAGCCAATCCGCTTTCCCAGGGCCTGGCGGAGTCGCTGAAGCAGCAAAATCAGCAGAGCCTAAGTGAGAAAATGGAGGAATTCCGAAAAAAGGCTGCTGCCATGTCCACCGAGGAGCGCAAGCGTCTTGCTGAGGATTTGCAGCAAATTGCAGAGGCCGCTCCTCAGAATGATGAGAAGGCTCAGCGTCTTGCCGAAGCTCTAAAAAAAGCAGCTGAAGCGCTTGAGAAGGGAAATCCGCAAGAAATAGAGCAGGCTCTGGAGCTGCTGGAGCAAGCGATCCAAGAGAGTATGGCCGGCCTGAAATCCGACCTTAACCAAGCTGAGGCTGCCGCCGCTTTGGCCGCCGCGCTGGCTAAGCAAGGGATGGGGCTGGCGGAGCAGATGGCTGCCTCCGGGCTCGCGGTATCCGATACGTGGAGCATGGGTGGAATCGCCGAGCAGTGGGCCGGCGAAGCTATGCTGGCCGGCGGGGAACCGGGAAGCGGGGCATCCGGCGAAGGCGGAGCTGGCGGAAGTTCGGGACAGGGTCAAGGTCAAGGTCAGGGCAGTGGCCAGGGTAGTGGCCAGGGTAGTGGTCAGGGCTCTGGCTCTGGAAGAGGCAGCGGTAACGGAAGCGGCGGCCAGGGCGCTGGACTCGGCAGCGGCGGGCGCGAGCTCGTGACGACGCCGCGTGATCTGAAGGGCAGCGGAAACGTTGAGCGGGACAGCGGCGAAATTCACGGCGGCGGCGGAGACGTGCAAAAGGGCGGCAAATCGCCCGTATTTGACGGCGTGAGCCGGCCCTATGACGAGGTGTACAGCGACTACGCTGCCGAGGCCAAGCGCTCTCTGGAGCGGAGCGAGCTTCCGATAAGCGTGCAGAGCCTGGTGGAGAGCTATTTTACGGAAATAGACCCGGGATATTAG
- a CDS encoding MoxR family ATPase: MLEANAQVESWKNTISGVREQIGKVIVGQEEIVEQLLWCVFAGGHALLEGIPGLGKTMLVRTIADTLDLSFSRIQFTPDLMPSDITGTNVIRFGPQGSTDTVFQPGPVFSSIVLADEINRATPKTQSAMLEAMQEQTVTVGGETHRLPQPFFVLATQNPLENEGTYPLPEAQLDRFLLKIHVSYPSPDELKEIVRRTTSSSQPTADKLASASELLEIRQAAKEVLLADDVLDYGVRLLMMTHPEEVSAPDSVRKYLRFGSGPRGIQSIVSVAKVRAISKGRMHVSTGDIAAVAVPALRHRLFLNFEGQALGISTDSLIEDILSALEGGRR; encoded by the coding sequence ATGTTGGAAGCAAATGCGCAGGTGGAGTCGTGGAAAAATACGATATCCGGCGTGCGGGAGCAGATTGGAAAAGTGATCGTGGGCCAGGAGGAAATCGTAGAGCAGCTGCTCTGGTGCGTTTTTGCCGGCGGACATGCGCTGCTTGAAGGCATTCCGGGACTCGGAAAGACAATGCTCGTCCGGACGATCGCCGATACGCTCGACCTTTCATTCTCGCGAATTCAGTTTACGCCCGACCTGATGCCGAGCGATATTACCGGAACGAATGTCATTCGCTTCGGCCCGCAGGGCAGCACGGATACCGTCTTTCAGCCCGGGCCCGTATTCAGCAGCATCGTACTTGCGGACGAGATTAACCGGGCTACGCCGAAGACGCAGAGCGCTATGCTTGAGGCGATGCAGGAGCAGACGGTTACCGTCGGCGGAGAGACACACAGGCTGCCGCAGCCGTTTTTTGTGCTGGCGACGCAGAATCCGCTGGAGAACGAAGGGACTTATCCTTTGCCGGAGGCGCAGCTGGATCGCTTCCTGCTGAAGATCCATGTCAGTTACCCCTCGCCTGACGAGTTGAAGGAGATCGTCCGCCGTACGACCTCCAGCAGCCAGCCGACGGCCGACAAGCTGGCCTCGGCCAGCGAGCTGCTGGAAATCAGGCAGGCCGCGAAAGAGGTCCTGCTTGCCGACGATGTGCTGGATTACGGTGTGCGCCTGCTGATGATGACTCATCCGGAGGAGGTCTCGGCGCCGGATTCTGTCCGCAAGTATTTACGCTTCGGATCCGGACCGCGAGGAATCCAGTCCATCGTATCGGTGGCGAAGGTAAGAGCGATCTCCAAAGGAAGGATGCATGTATCCACGGGAGATATTGCAGCGGTTGCCGTTCCTGCGCTGCGCCACCGTCTGTTTCTGAATTTCGAGGGGCAAGCGCTGGGAATTTCCACGGATTCACTGATTGAGGATATTCTGTCCGCGCTTGAGGGGGGAAGAAGATGA
- a CDS encoding DUF58 domain-containing protein, whose translation MSEPLLPPSLLPRLERLSIASKRRVRGTMQGKRRSSRFGSSLEFADYREYAPGDDIRRFDWGVYSRTGRPFVRQYWDEQELQVSLYVDASASMDFGGGGASGPADGLTSDDNKSDGNQPGRNPTGRNKADRNKLIYAKRLAASVGYMALASYDRVQAAVFDSEVDRQLPPVRGKASAARLFSFLQSAEPGGEGRLSQALRQPKALPKQPGMTWIFSDFWLDGGIDELAEALSYYLAAGQEIVLVHVLSPEEISPALSGDLRLVDSELGTGKEIALTGKVLEEYRRTLQAYQADIARFCSERAIFYIQMNTGVPLETGIFETLRGAGVLG comes from the coding sequence ATGAGCGAGCCTCTGCTTCCGCCGTCTCTTCTCCCCCGCCTGGAGCGGCTGTCGATTGCGTCCAAGCGCCGGGTGCGCGGAACGATGCAGGGCAAGAGGCGCTCCAGCCGGTTTGGCTCGTCCCTGGAATTTGCCGATTACCGCGAATACGCGCCAGGGGACGACATCCGCCGCTTCGACTGGGGCGTCTATTCGCGGACGGGCCGTCCTTTCGTCCGACAGTATTGGGACGAGCAGGAGCTGCAGGTTAGTCTGTATGTAGACGCATCCGCCTCGATGGATTTTGGGGGCGGCGGGGCGTCCGGCCCGGCGGACGGGCTAACGTCTGATGATAACAAGTCTGACGGGAACCAACCCGGCAGAAATCCAACCGGCCGGAACAAAGCAGACCGGAACAAGCTGATATATGCGAAGCGGCTTGCCGCTTCGGTTGGCTATATGGCGCTAGCGTCATATGACCGCGTGCAGGCAGCCGTTTTCGACTCGGAGGTAGATAGGCAGCTGCCGCCTGTACGCGGGAAAGCCTCGGCCGCCCGGTTGTTTTCGTTTCTGCAATCGGCAGAGCCCGGCGGCGAGGGCCGGTTGTCCCAGGCGCTGCGTCAGCCCAAAGCGCTTCCGAAGCAGCCGGGAATGACCTGGATTTTTTCTGATTTCTGGCTGGACGGGGGCATAGATGAGCTGGCTGAGGCTTTGTCTTATTACCTTGCTGCGGGGCAGGAAATCGTCCTGGTTCACGTATTATCGCCGGAGGAAATCTCGCCTGCCTTAAGCGGAGATTTGCGGCTGGTGGACAGCGAGCTTGGGACGGGCAAGGAAATAGCCCTGACCGGAAAGGTGCTGGAGGAATACAGACGAACGCTGCAGGCATATCAAGCGGATATTGCGCGATTCTGCAGCGAGCGGGCTATTTTTTATATACAGATGAACACGGGTGTTCCGCTAGAGACAGGGATCTTCGAAACGCTGCGCGGAGCTGGGGTGCTCGGTTAG
- a CDS encoding BatA domain-containing protein, which translates to MGIASWSGLWFALAIPLIILMYLFKRKYVDTLVPSHMLWNRVLRNIEANRPWQKLQNRLLLWLQLLAAALLVLALMTPFIWVKGGLSGHTVIVVDASASMSGQRKGEPGKDTPSSSTALDRLKIKVHEYIDSMGADGEVTLLKLGTEPEVLLTRETDQKAIRDQVDKLEAKFGKAAYRETMSLAAAMTQDDPDASVLVFTDEQWSERADDILFAAPVEIVSLKGEGTSNAAVEQFGIKNDGDHSTGVAVIRNYGARPFETGLNLFGDGQLLASKSVKVESGKAVTVTFDELPASDVYKIKLERDDDYAADNEAYAFREKGGAPHVLLISEGNLFLEKALQLSGARVTRMEPGTSAPSNEPDSEGDKGPALPKDKPDMIIIDGITPAYLKTGEWSRLIQETPSWTLGGDGGKIQPDSGRTTVANHPVTRYISLNDPPAAAVLAGDMPSWGKPLMEIGSTPAAYAGTENGVNRLVFLFALSDGDLPLRPEFPVMVNNAVQWLQAGRTTGLGRMVAGAELEMPFNVEAAQASWVAADGYAVDAGAAPIPAAAKDHSLAAVQTVPPLPGLWRFEMKGADGSVLPGYNLEVIAHPSESAIGQVKPLGFGGGGVGASAGGAAGNGTGNSTGAGQSSGGVGPNPERSAKHSLTYLAALLALIVIIAEWGVYQRGRSI; encoded by the coding sequence ATGGGAATTGCCTCTTGGTCCGGACTGTGGTTCGCTTTAGCGATCCCGTTGATCATACTGATGTATCTGTTTAAGCGGAAGTATGTGGATACGCTGGTTCCCAGCCATATGCTGTGGAATCGCGTGCTGCGCAATATCGAGGCCAACCGTCCATGGCAAAAGCTGCAAAACCGGCTGCTGCTGTGGCTGCAGCTTCTGGCCGCGGCGCTGCTTGTGCTTGCCCTGATGACGCCATTCATTTGGGTCAAAGGCGGCCTGTCGGGACATACGGTCATTGTCGTCGATGCTTCGGCGAGTATGAGCGGGCAGCGGAAAGGGGAACCGGGAAAGGATACTCCTTCTTCCTCTACGGCGCTGGATCGTCTCAAGATAAAGGTTCATGAATATATCGACTCGATGGGTGCGGATGGCGAGGTTACCTTGCTCAAGCTGGGGACGGAGCCGGAAGTGCTGCTCACTCGCGAGACAGATCAGAAGGCTATCCGTGATCAGGTAGACAAGCTGGAGGCCAAGTTCGGCAAAGCCGCCTACCGGGAAACGATGTCGCTTGCCGCGGCTATGACTCAGGATGATCCCGATGCGAGCGTGCTCGTATTTACCGATGAACAGTGGAGCGAGCGGGCGGACGATATATTGTTTGCTGCTCCGGTGGAGATTGTATCCCTGAAAGGTGAAGGAACAAGCAATGCTGCGGTAGAGCAGTTTGGGATAAAAAATGACGGTGATCACAGCACTGGAGTGGCGGTTATTCGGAATTACGGCGCAAGGCCGTTTGAAACCGGCTTGAATCTGTTTGGGGACGGCCAGCTTCTGGCTTCAAAATCCGTGAAGGTGGAGAGTGGCAAAGCCGTGACCGTTACCTTCGATGAGCTCCCCGCCTCGGACGTTTATAAAATAAAACTGGAGCGGGACGACGATTATGCGGCGGATAACGAGGCTTATGCTTTTCGTGAGAAAGGCGGAGCTCCCCATGTGCTGCTTATATCAGAGGGAAATCTATTCCTGGAAAAAGCGCTCCAGCTGTCCGGCGCGAGGGTGACCCGCATGGAGCCGGGGACAAGTGCGCCCTCAAACGAACCGGATAGCGAAGGAGATAAGGGACCAGCTCTTCCCAAGGATAAGCCGGATATGATCATTATCGATGGCATAACTCCGGCCTATCTGAAGACCGGCGAGTGGAGCCGCCTGATTCAGGAGACGCCTTCCTGGACACTAGGGGGAGATGGCGGGAAGATACAGCCGGACAGCGGAAGAACAACCGTCGCCAATCATCCGGTAACCCGCTATATATCGCTGAATGATCCGCCGGCTGCAGCCGTTCTGGCAGGAGACATGCCTTCATGGGGCAAACCGCTCATGGAAATCGGTTCTACGCCGGCGGCCTATGCCGGCACGGAGAACGGGGTTAACCGGCTGGTCTTTCTATTCGCGTTAAGCGACGGCGATTTGCCGCTTCGTCCGGAGTTCCCGGTCATGGTCAATAACGCCGTCCAGTGGCTGCAGGCGGGCAGAACGACAGGGCTCGGCCGCATGGTTGCCGGCGCGGAGCTGGAGATGCCGTTCAACGTTGAAGCAGCGCAGGCCTCGTGGGTGGCTGCGGACGGTTATGCTGTGGACGCAGGCGCTGCTCCAATTCCGGCTGCCGCTAAAGACCACAGCTTGGCAGCGGTACAAACCGTACCGCCGCTTCCTGGCTTATGGCGCTTTGAGATGAAAGGCGCGGATGGCAGCGTATTGCCCGGATATAATCTCGAGGTGATTGCCCATCCGTCCGAATCGGCAATCGGGCAGGTTAAGCCGCTTGGTTTTGGCGGCGGCGGTGTAGGCGCGTCTGCAGGAGGGGCCGCAGGGAATGGCACAGGGAACAGCACAGGCGCAGGCCAGTCTTCGGGCGGTGTAGGCCCTAATCCTGAGCGAAGTGCCAAGCATTCTCTTACGTATTTGGCCGCATTGCTGGCGCTGATCGTCATTATCGCAGAATGGGGGGTGTACCAGCGTGGGCGTTCAATTTAA